From Prevotella sp. oral taxon 299 str. F0039:
TTTAGAGTGGATATTCCTTTTATGCTGTTAAGTTGGTTAGAATTGCGCAATCAATATCACAAATTGTGGTATACAATCAAGTATAAACGTTCAGATAAGACCGAATTTACGAGTCATAAGATATGAGAATTCATCTTTATACATCTGCACTTTTAGAGAAAGATGATTATAAAAGTAAACTTATAAAGATTCTTCAGCACTATCTTTCTTTATCTCCTGATGTTGTTTTAACAGCAGAGAATCCTGATATTGTACATTTTTTTGATGCTAAAGATAAGCATAATATAGCTTATGCCACTAAGCTTTATAATATGGAAATACCCATATTAGTGTCTCCCTTAAATTCTTTTTTTTCATGGAATAGCCATCATCAAAGAGCAAAGGAAGAGACATTGAAGCCTAAAAAGTATCCTATTGTAAACTTTGTTACTGCTTTTCATGCCTCAGGACAATTAGAATACAATCAATTAAAAACTCTTAAAACTAACAAGAATATTCGATTGATTGAAAATTCTGTTATTACAAATAGTATCACAGATGAGCTTATGGCTCATCAATTTGTAGACTATTATAAAGAGATATTACTTCTTCACGACAAAATTGTAAAAGAAAAAATCAACCAAAAGGTAAGTAAATTTATAGCATCTGATGTAGATGTAAATGGAAATATGAAGAACTTATGTTCTATGTTTTTGTATATAGAATATCTTTATCACCGACACAATATTCCTTTTAATATCCTTCAAGAACTTTCTACTGCAATGTTTGAGGCTGAATATAATGAAGATAAGTTTGCCGAATATTTAGAAACTCTAAAAATAACGAACTTTGTTGAAGCGTTAGAGTCTGTTCTTTTTTCACGTTCTTTATTGACCGAAGGTTTTATGCCCATAGCTTTTAAGGAAGGAAAGTTAGCAGATAAAATAGAAAATTTAATAACAAACTACAGTAAATAGAAATGTTATGAAATATAAGAATATAGTAAAGAACTTGAGATATTTAGAACTTTTATCTCATTCTTTCCCCACAATAGCCGAAGCAAGTACCGAGATCATTAATTTGCAAGCAATCTTAAACCTTCCCAAAGGTACAGAACACTTCCTTGCAGACATTCACGGAGAGCATGAAGCATTTCAACATATACTGAAGAATGCCTCTGGAAATATTAAAAGAAAGGTGAATGAGCTTTTTGGAAATACTCTTAGAGAAAGCGAAAAGAAAGATCTTTGTACGCTTATTTATTATCCTGGAGAGAAATTAGAGCTAGTAAAGCTTGAAGAAAAAGACCTTAAAGATTGGTATCATATCACTCTTCACCGTCTAGTTGCTGTGTGTAAAGAGGTTTCGAGCAAATATACACGTTCTAAAGTGCGCAAATCATTACCCAAAGACTTTAGTTATATTATTCAAGAATTATTGCATGAACGCACAGAAGATGCAGATAAAACTGCTTATATCAATGTAATTATTGATACAATTATTACAACTGGCAGAGCAGATGATTTCATTGTTGCTTTGGCTAATGTTATTCAGCGACTAATTATTGATCAATTACACTTGTTAGGCGATATTTATGATAGAGGACCTGGAGCGCATATCATCATGGACACCCTTGTAAATTATCATCGATGGGATATTCAATGGGGAAATCATGATATGTTATGGATGGGTGCTTGTGCAGGAAATAAAGCGTGTATCTGTAATGTTATTCGTTTATCGTTGCGCTATGCCAACTTAATTACTTTGGAAGAGGGATACGGAATCAATTTAGTTCCCCTAGCAACCTTTGCAATGGAAACTTATGGTGACGATCCTTGTCTTGAGTTTATTCCAAAATTATCAGGTGGAGCGAAAGATATTGATGAGAAAACTCATCGTTTAGCAGCAATGATGCACAAAGCAATTGCAATTATTCAGTTTAAAGAAGAGGCTTCTATCATAGAAAGACATCCAGAATGGAATATGAATGATAGGGCATTATTTAATAATATTGACTATAAGAAAGGTGAGATTACTATTGATGGAGTGGCTTATCCATTGAAGAGCAATATGTTTCCAACAATAGATACCAAGCATCCTAACAAGCTGACAGAGGAAGAAGAGCTATTAATGAGTAAGTTGGTGCACTCTTTTCTCATCAGTGAAAAACTACAAAAGCACATTCGTTTGTTGCTTCAACATGGTAGTATGTATGCCGTTTATAACAACAATTTATTGTTCCATGCATCACTCCCTTTGAATGATGATGGCTCTTTAAAAGAGGTTGAGGTGCTTCCTGGTCAATATTATAAAGGAAAAGAGCTGATGGAAACAATCGAAATGCTTGTTCGTACAGCTTTCCAAGCAGATGCAGATACAGAAGAAAAGACCAATGCAATAGATTATTTCTTATATTTATGGTGTGGACCTAATAGTCCTTTATTTGATAAATCTAAGATGGCAACATTCGAAAGATATTTTATTGAAGATAAAAAAACGCATAAAGAAGAGAAAGGAAACTATTTCAAGTTGCGTGAATCGGAAGAGATTATCGACCAAATATTGAGAGAGTTTGACGTAGAAGGAGAGAACGCTCACATCATAAATGGTCATGTTCCTGTTCATGTTGCCAATGGAGAGAACCCTATTAAGGCAAATGGTAAGTTGATGGTGATAGATGGAGGCTTCTCACAAGCATATCATAAAGAAACAGGTATCGCTGGTTATACCTTGGTTTATCATAGTAGAAGCTTTGCTCTTGTTCAACACGAGCCATTCTCTAGTGCGCAAGATGCGATTGAAAGAGGATTAGATATTAAGAGTACTACACAGATTGTAGAAACTATTTCGAATCGAATATTAGTGGCAGACACAGATAAAGGTAAAGAGTTGAATAAGCAAATTGCTGACTTAAAAGAACTTCTCTATGCATATAGCCATGGATTATTGAAAGAGAAAGACAGCAATAAGATATAAGTAAAGTTCCATTTATTTGTAAATGCTATGAGTAATAAAAAGAAAGTTTTATCTTTATTCTCATGTGGAGGTGGGATGGATATTGGTTTTGAAGGAGGATTTACTATACCGAAGTGTTGTCTTAATACCGATATTCATCCTGATTGGATTTCAAAAGAAGATGAAAAATATTATTATTTAAAGGAAACTGATTTTGAAACGATATTCGCTAATGATATAAACCCATATGCCAAAAGAACTTGGGTAGATTATTTTAATAGAAAACGAAAGCAAGATATTTCTGAGATTTATATCTTAGATAGTATTGTTGATATTGTGAAGAAATATAGAAACGGAGAAATTTCTATATTACCTATTAATGTGGATATTGTTACAGGTGGTTTTCCTTGTCAAGATTTTAGTGTTGCAGGAAAGCGAAAGGGATTCATGTCTTCTGTTTCACATAATGGAGAGAAAGTTGATGATAATATTCCAACAGATGAAAATCGAGGAAAACTTTACATTTGGATGAAAGAAATAATTGAAATCACTCAGCCAAAAGTATTTATTGCTGAAAATGTAAAAGGGCTTTCAAATTTAGGAGAAGTAAAAGATATAATACAAAAAGATTTCTCTGGTTCTTCAAAAAAGGAATATATTGTATTAACACCACAAATCTTGCACGCTGGTAGGTATGGAGTTCCACAGAATAGAGAAAGAATTATTTTTATAGGTTTTAGAAAAGATGCGCTTACTGAAGAGGCTTTAGAAATGTTAAAGGAAAGTGTGCCTTTTGATGAGGTTTCTCCTTATCCAGCTCCCACTCATTATATTGAGAGTGATATAGTTGATCTTTATTACGAGACTTCTTCTTTATTGAAGCCTTATGTTCCGTGTGGTAAAGTTCTTTGTGATTTAGTAGAACCAGATAATTCTACAGATTTATCTCAAATGAGTTTCTCTAAGGCTAAATATCTAGAAAAGTTACAGGGAAATACAGAAGTTAAGTTGCATAGATTGGCACCAACTATTAGATCTGAACATCATGGTAATATTGAATTTAGGAGGTTATCAAAAGACCATGGTTCTACTAATAATGAATTTATGCTTCCAGAAAGAAGATTAACTTTAAGAGAATGTGCAAGAATACAAACTTTTCCAGATGATTATAGTTTTGTTTTAAAAGAAAATAATAAATTAAAAGTTAGTCCGTCTGCGGGATATAAGATTGTAGGGAATGCTGTTCCTCCCTTACTAGCTTATCATATAGCTAGTAAGATTAGAAAGAATTGGAGTTTTTATTTTGGAGAAGATTAATCAATAATGTTCTTTCTTAATATTGAAATATAATCTTTTATAGATTCTGGGCTAGTCTCTATTTTCTCTAAAAGTAAAAGAGAATATTTCCTGATCACATTATTAAACCATTTCTCTTTGGTTTTCTTTTCTCTAGAGATGATATCAAACCATTCTTCACATAATGTGTGTTGCCAATCTAATAATATTTTATCTTTCCGAAGATTTTCCTCTGTATCAATTTTATATTGCAACATTCCTCTATTCACTTTTCGGTGTAATACATTCCACTTTTTCATTGTATTAAAACCAACTTGAGGTCTCGGGCTTCTATCGGGAAAAGGGAGTTTATCAGTGATACAATTTCTATAGAGACTACAAGCAACATCAATTTGAGAAGAATTATGTTTAATGAAAATGGTCCATTCATCACTAACAACCTGTTGAACACTTGAGCCAGGTATCGTATCTTGTTTTGTTGATTTTATCTCAATTGAGTGGAATCTATCTTCTTTTGATCCTGATATTTTTATATATAGATCTGGATTAACATACATTCTTTTTTAATATTCGAAATATTCCTTTTTTGTTCCTCAGAAAGTTCGTTAGGTAAAAGGACTTCTGAGATATATAGGTGCTTAAAGTCTTCTATATTATATAGATGACTCTTTCCATCTATAGATAAATCTAAGGTATCTATAGATTTTTGAGTCGGAAGATGATTATTTTTAGTAATTATTTTTTTTAAGAAAATCTTTATTTCCTCATCTATATTTGCTTCTTCTGATTGAAACTTTATATATTGTAAATCTTGAGATTCTTTTAAAAGTAATTCTAAGTGATAAAAGTAGAAGTATAAAAAATAGTAGTTGGCTCTATATGTATTAGTTTATGTTTTCAACAAAGGTAATTAATATTTGTTTAACTATAAAATTTATGATTATTATATATAGTTCATGGAACTATATATAATAATCATAGTTTCTATATTTTTTTATTTGATCAAAAATACAATGTAGGAAGAATAAAAAAGAATTACATTGACTTTATATTATAATTGTATATGTTTTATCATGTAATAGTATTGATTTTGCGACTTAATTGTAGGTCTTCTAGCTAGGAGAAACAATGAACACTAGAGTATATCGAATATACTATTAAGATAAAAGAAGGAATAAATGTTGATAAAATAAAAAAATAGAGTTGATGTTATTGAATTTATATTGCAAATAAATAAGCAATAATATTATACATCTTTTGGCTTTATTTACTAAAGGAAAAAGAAAAGCCACACCATATATAAAAACAATGGTGTGGCTTAAATAAGGGTTTTATATTATAACTATATAAATATTACTATATAATTATTTTTTTACCAGACAGAGTCATCATTATTTTCAGCTGGGTCTTCAGTCTCATTTTTTAAGTCCTCAAACACTAAAGGGGCACTTAAACTTCCAAGCATTATCTTATCAAAAATCTGATAGGTACTCATGGTAGGTTTAATATATAATTTCTTTTTCATATATTTTCGTTCTATTATTTTGTTTGTGGTTTATTTGTAAATAGTCTCACAAATGCAGAATACTTCGTAACTATAGGGTATTCTGAATTGTGTGCATTTTGACCAAGCTTATAACGTGGAGATTCACATAAATCACCAAGGTTGTCAGTTCTACTATATTCATCTAAATTGAAGTAGAGTGGCAATCGTGTGTTTGTACTTTTTGCAGGTAATTTGTTCTCTGTATTTGCTTCTGTGTTGCTCCAATAAATAGCTCCATATCCAAAGTTTTGCGCTGTTCCTTGACGATCATTCTCATTATAAGATGATTTAAGTGCAAAACCATACATAGGTAAAGAACGTTGGAACTCGTCTTCTAATGGCTTTAGGTCATCTCTTCCAGTTTCCATCCAATATCTATCATCTTGAATATCATAAGGAGTTAAGATAAAGTTAGGACCTAAATAACGTTGTGTTAATTGCATATGAGCATCTGTATCTGGTGTTCCATCCATACTAACATAATCTATACGGATAACACTTTTATGGTCGTCATTTGTTATTTGAGGATAGTCTGCAGGATTAAAAGAAGAACCATAAGCTTTATCCGTGTAATTTTGTCCGTAAGTAGCCCCATCTTTATACCAACAATAACCCATTCTTGGTTCTGCACGGAAACGATTTAACCATGCATCGTCTCTGAGTTCTCCCATCAATTTAGGATATTTTGCCATTGTAACAATATGTTGATAGAATTTACTTAAAAGGTTTGAAGAACTAACTCTATTACTTCCATATTGTGCAAAACGCATTGTTTTACCATTAAAGTCTCCAGGAGTTATAGCTGTCCATCTCTCTAAATAACCCGTACCAGCAAAACGTGCAAAGATTGTTTGCCATTCCATACGTGTAGGAATGTGATAACCTTCAGGAACTTCTAATGTTCCCATATCTTTTGGAGAGAATTGTTTTGCTTCTTCTAAGTCATTACTAAATCCACCTGTTGCAGTACAGTTTGCTGGTGCAACAAAGTTAAGAGGTCCCCAATTATAGAGCGCTTTTCCTTTTGCAGGATAAGTATGACCATTAACGTAATTTGCTTTAGAACCATAAACAGGAAGCATTGCCATTTGAGGAGCATTCTCTTCATCTGTCTTAGAGTGTAATAAGAATTGTGCTTTCTGTATTTCTAAGTTAGGATAGTCTTGTTTTAGTTTATTACCCTTTAAAGCTTCTTTAGGTATAAACCAAACCCAATAAGTGCTAGGGTCTGCTTGGTTATTTGCTAAATGCACATCCTCGTTATTCTCAAATTTATATTTAGTATAATTCAATTCAACGTTCGCTGTTCTATCTTCTTTATCTACCCACATAGCTTTTACTAACTCTTTGTAGGCTTTATCATATTCTTTCTCACCAGCTTTTGCCTCTTCAACTGTAGCTGGAGCTTGATATTTAAGATCGAAATAACGCGCAAGGTCAAGAACAAAAGAGCCACTTGTACTACCTGAAGTAATGAAAGTGAAACCATTATACTTTAATTTATAATTTGTGGCATTGGTGATATTAAGGCGGATAATACTTCCCATTGGCTTAAGTACAGCAGGTTTCTCAGCTGTAAATACGTAATTTCCATCAGCATTTTTATCTGCTCTTAATTTTCTCCACAAGAAAGCATAAGGAATATCTAGCTCTACTTTTTCAGATTGTCCAGCAGTTACTTTTGCAAAAGGTTTGTCTATTTGCACAGCATAACCTTCGTCGTTAAGCCTAAAATCTTTATAATGTCCTTGATCTCTATATTTAGAATTTGGAGTAGCATTGTCAGCTATAATTCCCATCATGTACCATTCTTCATTTGCAACTGCAGGAAGTTGTGCTGCATACTTTGGATAATTTAGTCTTATATCCTTCTTTAAAGTAAGATTAAATTTTTGTCCTTGAGCAATAACAAGGCTTTTTCCGTCTACAACTCTAAAACTTAAAGGTGCAGAAGAGAATGTTCTTTCTTTTGTATTATAAAAAACACAATGAACAGTAACACGTTCTTTTCCTTCAAGATTTAATTTAGGTGCTGCAGATTCTGTTACATCAAAGCTTAAAGAACGTGTATTTGCTTTTGTTGTTTCATCCTGAATTACAGAAAAGTTTAATTCTGCAGAAATCGTTTGTGGTTTTTCATTTTCCACAAGCGCATTTGTTACCAGCTTTTCGTCGGCACTACAAGCCACCAAAAGCACTGAAGTGAACATAAAAATTAGTCGTTTTACAATCTTCATAATTATTTTTTTTATGATTTAATTATTTTTTATTATTCTAAATATGATATTTTCTTTACAATCAAGAGGCATTTTTTATAAAATGTCAATCCTTATTTTAGGCATACTCTCTTATGTCTAAACAAATAACATGTCTTCAGAAATTGCAACTAAAAAGGTATTTATAAAATATAATCTTTTGATTACAAAGATATAAATTATATTATATAAATAATAGATGTGGGAATATATTGTTATTTTTTTTAATTGTTTTTATGTATTATTATTTTGTTGCTTTCAAGAAAAAACAAAAATTAATATTTATTTTCTTATGAA
This genomic window contains:
- a CDS encoding fructose-bisphosphatase class III; protein product: MKYKNIVKNLRYLELLSHSFPTIAEASTEIINLQAILNLPKGTEHFLADIHGEHEAFQHILKNASGNIKRKVNELFGNTLRESEKKDLCTLIYYPGEKLELVKLEEKDLKDWYHITLHRLVAVCKEVSSKYTRSKVRKSLPKDFSYIIQELLHERTEDADKTAYINVIIDTIITTGRADDFIVALANVIQRLIIDQLHLLGDIYDRGPGAHIIMDTLVNYHRWDIQWGNHDMLWMGACAGNKACICNVIRLSLRYANLITLEEGYGINLVPLATFAMETYGDDPCLEFIPKLSGGAKDIDEKTHRLAAMMHKAIAIIQFKEEASIIERHPEWNMNDRALFNNIDYKKGEITIDGVAYPLKSNMFPTIDTKHPNKLTEEEELLMSKLVHSFLISEKLQKHIRLLLQHGSMYAVYNNNLLFHASLPLNDDGSLKEVEVLPGQYYKGKELMETIEMLVRTAFQADADTEEKTNAIDYFLYLWCGPNSPLFDKSKMATFERYFIEDKKTHKEEKGNYFKLRESEEIIDQILREFDVEGENAHIINGHVPVHVANGENPIKANGKLMVIDGGFSQAYHKETGIAGYTLVYHSRSFALVQHEPFSSAQDAIERGLDIKSTTQIVETISNRILVADTDKGKELNKQIADLKELLYAYSHGLLKEKDSNKI
- a CDS encoding DNA cytosine methyltransferase; translated protein: MSNKKKVLSLFSCGGGMDIGFEGGFTIPKCCLNTDIHPDWISKEDEKYYYLKETDFETIFANDINPYAKRTWVDYFNRKRKQDISEIYILDSIVDIVKKYRNGEISILPINVDIVTGGFPCQDFSVAGKRKGFMSSVSHNGEKVDDNIPTDENRGKLYIWMKEIIEITQPKVFIAENVKGLSNLGEVKDIIQKDFSGSSKKEYIVLTPQILHAGRYGVPQNRERIIFIGFRKDALTEEALEMLKESVPFDEVSPYPAPTHYIESDIVDLYYETSSLLKPYVPCGKVLCDLVEPDNSTDLSQMSFSKAKYLEKLQGNTEVKLHRLAPTIRSEHHGNIEFRRLSKDHGSTNNEFMLPERRLTLRECARIQTFPDDYSFVLKENNKLKVSPSAGYKIVGNAVPPLLAYHIASKIRKNWSFYFGED